The Fulvivirga ligni genome window below encodes:
- the rpsH gene encoding 30S ribosomal protein S8, which produces MTDPIADYLTRLRNAIKARHRIVDIPASNIKKEMTKVLHEKGYILNYKFEETENHQGNIKIALKYNSENKKPAIYHLERVSKPGLRKYTQADTLPRVLNGLGVAILSTSKGVLTDKEARDLNIGGEVLCYVY; this is translated from the coding sequence ATGACAGATCCAATAGCAGATTATTTAACCAGGCTTAGAAATGCAATCAAAGCCCGTCACAGAATAGTTGATATTCCTGCTTCTAATATTAAGAAGGAAATGACGAAAGTGTTGCATGAGAAAGGATATATCCTGAATTATAAGTTTGAAGAGACCGAGAATCATCAAGGTAACATCAAAATTGCTTTAAAATATAATTCAGAGAATAAAAAGCCTGCTATTTACCACTTGGAAAGGGTAAGTAAACCTGGATTAAGAAAATATACTCAGGCGGATACATTGCCAAGAGTATTAAATGGTTTAGGTGTTGCAATTTTATCCACTTCTAAAGGTGTGCTTACTGATAAAGAAGCAAGAGACCTTAATATAGGTGGTGAAGTATTGTGTTACGTATATTAA
- the rplF gene encoding 50S ribosomal protein L6 → MSRIGKKPIKLVDGVTYKYDTEAGIISVKGPKGELKQEIDPSFKLVENEGELVLDRPTEQKRHKAMHGLYRSLIHNMFEGVSQGYTKKLELVGVGYKATAQNNVLELSLGYSHNIFLAIPSELSVTAETEKGKNPVVTLEGYDKQLIGQVAAKIKSLRPVEPYKGKGVRFVGEVVRRKAGKQAAK, encoded by the coding sequence ATGTCAAGAATAGGGAAAAAACCGATCAAACTTGTTGATGGTGTTACTTACAAGTACGATACTGAAGCAGGAATTATTTCTGTGAAGGGACCAAAAGGCGAGTTAAAGCAAGAAATTGATCCTTCCTTCAAATTGGTTGAAAATGAAGGCGAGTTGGTTCTGGACAGGCCTACTGAGCAGAAGAGACATAAAGCGATGCATGGCTTATACAGATCTTTGATCCATAATATGTTCGAAGGTGTAAGTCAAGGTTACACAAAGAAATTGGAGTTAGTTGGGGTTGGATATAAGGCAACCGCACAGAATAATGTCTTAGAATTGAGTCTTGGATATTCTCATAATATATTCCTTGCTATTCCTTCTGAACTGTCTGTTACAGCTGAAACGGAAAAGGGTAAAAACCCTGTAGTAACTCTAGAGGGATATGATAAACAACTCATTGGTCAGGTTGCTGCTAAAATTAAGTCACTTAGACCTGTTGAGCCTTACAAAGGCAAAGGTGTTAGGTTTGTTGGTGAAGTTGTTAGACGTAAAGCTGGTAAGCAGGCTGCTAAATAA
- the rplR gene encoding 50S ribosomal protein L18, with product MAFNKYKRRLRIKKGIRSKISGTADKPRLSVFKSNKGIYAQLIDDTKGHTLLASSSKELENEGLNVDVSKNVGLKLAEKAKAGGIEKIVFDRSGYLYHGRIKALAEGAREGGLKF from the coding sequence ATGGCATTTAATAAATATAAAAGAAGACTTAGAATTAAGAAGGGTATCAGAAGCAAAATTTCTGGTACTGCTGATAAGCCAAGATTGTCTGTGTTTAAGAGTAATAAAGGTATTTATGCTCAACTAATAGACGATACTAAAGGACATACATTACTTGCTAGTTCTTCAAAAGAATTAGAAAACGAAGGTTTGAACGTTGACGTTTCTAAGAATGTTGGTCTTAAGCTTGCAGAAAAAGCAAAAGCTGGCGGTATAGAAAAAATTGTATTTGATCGTAGTGGTTACCTTTACCATGGCAGAATTAAAGCCTTAGCTGAAGGAGCCCGAGAAGGAGGTCTAAAATTTTAA
- the rpsE gene encoding 30S ribosomal protein S5, producing MSQNNIRSVKASEIDLKEKVVAIKRVAKVVKGGRRFSFSAIVVVGNGNGVVGYGLGKANEVTDAITKGIDDAKKNLVQVPIIKGTVPHESIGKFGGGFVLLKPAAPGTGVIAGGAMRAVLESAGVHNVLAKSKGSSNPHNAVKATFDALTNMRDPLSVAKDRGVSLSKVFNG from the coding sequence ATGTCTCAGAATAATATAAGATCAGTAAAAGCTAGTGAAATAGACCTTAAAGAAAAGGTTGTTGCCATTAAGAGGGTAGCTAAAGTTGTAAAAGGTGGTAGAAGATTCAGCTTTTCAGCAATTGTAGTTGTAGGAAATGGTAACGGAGTGGTAGGTTATGGCCTTGGTAAAGCAAACGAGGTAACGGATGCTATCACAAAAGGAATTGATGATGCTAAGAAAAACTTAGTGCAGGTTCCTATCATTAAAGGTACTGTGCCTCACGAATCTATTGGTAAATTTGGTGGTGGTTTCGTTTTATTGAAGCCAGCTGCGCCAGGTACTGGAGTAATAGCCGGTGGTGCTATGCGTGCTGTATTAGAGAGTGCTGGAGTACATAACGTTCTTGCTAAGTCTAAAGGATCATCTAACCCTCACAACGCGGTAAAAGCAACATTCGATGCGCTTACTAACATGAGAGATCCATTATCAGTGGCTAAGGACAGAGGAGTTTCTTTATCAAAAGTATTTAACGGTTAA
- the rpmD gene encoding 50S ribosomal protein L30, which yields MAKVKISQVRSAIGRPERQKRTIKALGLGKISKTVEVELTPQIQGMINKVSHLVSVTEI from the coding sequence ATGGCAAAAGTTAAAATATCTCAGGTAAGGAGTGCAATCGGAAGACCTGAAAGACAAAAGAGAACTATTAAAGCTTTAGGCTTAGGAAAGATTAGCAAGACTGTTGAAGTAGAACTTACTCCTCAGATTCAAGGTATGATCAATAAGGTAAGCCATTTAGTATCTGTAACAGAAATATAA
- the rplO gene encoding 50S ribosomal protein L15, whose protein sequence is MKLNNLTPAKGSVKNKKRIGRGQGSGKGGTSTRGHKGAKSRSGYSSKLGFEGGQMPLQRRVPKFGFRNPNRVEYKAINLDTVQSLIESAKLERVNLEALIAHGLMGKNDKVKILGRGELKSKVDVEAHAFSSSAVKSIEAAGGKATQL, encoded by the coding sequence ATGAAATTGAATAATTTAACGCCTGCAAAAGGGTCAGTAAAGAATAAAAAGAGAATAGGACGTGGTCAAGGATCTGGTAAAGGTGGTACTTCTACCAGAGGTCACAAAGGTGCGAAGTCACGTTCTGGTTATTCTTCTAAATTAGGTTTCGAAGGTGGTCAGATGCCATTACAAAGAAGAGTACCTAAGTTTGGTTTCAGAAACCCTAACAGAGTAGAATATAAAGCAATCAACCTGGACACAGTTCAGTCATTAATCGAATCTGCTAAATTGGAAAGGGTTAATTTAGAAGCTTTAATTGCTCATGGTTTAATGGGAAAAAATGATAAAGTAAAAATATTGGGTAGAGGCGAACTTAAGTCTAAAGTAGACGTAGAAGCTCACGCTTTCTCATCTTCTGCTGTAAAGTCTATTGAAGCAGCCGGTGGTAAAGCTACTCAACTGTAA